The proteins below come from a single Saccharopolyspora sp. SCSIO 74807 genomic window:
- the ligD gene encoding non-homologous end-joining DNA ligase, with amino-acid sequence MADSRADRLAKYRGKRDFTRTDEPAGAEGAAAAGNRFVVQRHRARRRHYDLRLEADGVLASWAVPKGPTLDPAAKRLAVHVEDHPLEYADFEGVIPSGEYGGGDVVVWDRGHWWTSDGADPAGAIEAGEVHLELRGRKLAGHFVLVRRGSGDPANWLLIHKDDEHAEPGWDAEEHPRSVKSGRTSEQVAADPQAVWRSDLPAARAEQPPAAHTWRPPDDAELAELDRLRRKGTWHFAGRELALTNLNKVLIPAGAHEPAVEKRDLIRYCARIAPVMLPYLAGRPLNAHRFPEGIGEPGFWHKQAPEHTPEWFRTWDYEHADADEARTYLVPEEPAALAWLANYGALELHPWTSRTQDAQRPTWALFDIDPGDRTSFEDVLVLARLHRTALEHLGVQARPKVTGQRGIQIWVPIEPRYTYDDTRRWARAVSEAIGSTVPDLVSWAWQKGERRGKARLDYTQNVLNKTLVAPYSPRPRPGAPVSVPIEWDELDDPQLAPDRWSVRTVFDRLAEVGDPFAALLGVRQRLPDP; translated from the coding sequence GTGGCTGATTCGCGAGCCGATCGATTGGCGAAATACCGGGGCAAGCGCGACTTCACACGCACGGACGAGCCGGCCGGGGCGGAAGGTGCGGCTGCGGCCGGAAATCGGTTCGTGGTGCAGCGCCACCGCGCGCGACGCCGGCACTACGACCTCCGGCTCGAGGCGGACGGCGTGCTGGCGAGCTGGGCCGTGCCGAAGGGCCCGACGCTGGACCCCGCGGCGAAGCGGCTTGCCGTGCACGTCGAGGACCACCCGCTGGAGTACGCCGATTTCGAAGGCGTGATCCCGTCCGGCGAGTACGGCGGCGGAGACGTCGTCGTGTGGGACCGCGGGCATTGGTGGACCTCCGACGGCGCCGACCCCGCCGGTGCCATCGAGGCCGGCGAGGTGCACCTGGAGCTGCGCGGCCGGAAGCTCGCCGGGCACTTCGTGCTGGTGCGCCGCGGCAGCGGGGATCCGGCGAACTGGCTGCTGATCCACAAGGACGACGAGCACGCCGAACCCGGCTGGGACGCCGAAGAGCACCCCCGCTCGGTCAAGAGCGGCCGCACCAGCGAACAGGTCGCCGCCGACCCGCAAGCCGTCTGGCGCAGCGACCTGCCCGCCGCCCGAGCCGAGCAGCCTCCCGCGGCGCACACCTGGCGCCCGCCCGACGACGCCGAACTCGCCGAACTGGACCGGTTGCGGCGCAAGGGAACTTGGCACTTCGCCGGACGCGAGCTGGCGCTGACCAACCTGAACAAGGTGCTGATCCCGGCAGGCGCGCACGAACCGGCGGTCGAAAAGCGCGACCTGATCCGCTATTGCGCCCGGATCGCGCCGGTGATGCTGCCGTACCTGGCCGGCCGCCCGCTCAACGCGCACCGGTTCCCGGAAGGCATCGGCGAACCCGGCTTCTGGCACAAGCAAGCGCCCGAGCACACCCCGGAATGGTTCCGGACCTGGGACTACGAGCACGCCGACGCCGACGAGGCCCGCACCTACCTGGTACCGGAGGAACCGGCGGCGCTGGCGTGGCTGGCCAACTACGGAGCCCTCGAACTGCACCCGTGGACCTCGCGCACCCAGGACGCGCAACGCCCCACTTGGGCGCTGTTCGACATCGATCCCGGCGACCGGACATCCTTCGAGGACGTGCTGGTGCTGGCCCGGCTGCACCGCACCGCGCTGGAACACCTCGGCGTGCAGGCCCGGCCGAAGGTCACCGGGCAGCGCGGCATCCAGATCTGGGTGCCGATCGAACCCCGCTACACCTACGACGACACCCGCCGCTGGGCGCGGGCGGTGTCCGAGGCGATCGGCAGCACCGTTCCGGACCTGGTCAGCTGGGCTTGGCAGAAGGGCGAACGCCGCGGCAAGGCCCGGCTGGACTACACCCAGAACGTGCTGAACAAGACGCTGGTCGCGCCCTACAGCCCGCGCCCGCGGCCCGGCGCGCCGGTCTCGGTGCCGATCGAGTGGGACGAACTCGACGACCCGCAGCTGGCGCCGGACCGCTGGAGCGTGCGCACCGTGTTCGACCGGCTGGCCGAGGTCGGCGACCCGTTCGCCGCGCTGCTCGGCGTCCGCCAGCGACTGCCCGACCCGTGA
- a CDS encoding MFS transporter: MANADSADVESGEYSVNDVTVTEPGVIRRAVGAAAIGNVTEWFDFGVYSYLAVKIESVFFAGLSPTMSTIATLGTFAAAFLVRPFGGLFFGPLGDRIGRQKVLSLTVIMMAISTFIIGILPDYSTIGVAAPMLLLLARLLQGFSTGGEYGGAMAFIAEYAPDKRRGFLCSFLEFGTLTGYAMGATFATLLEVLLSEDALLSWGWRIPFLIAGPIGAIGLYLRMKLEETPAFAKIAAESESREGNQTLAEFRKIFVNHWPAMLVCGGIVLVFNVTNYVLTSYMPTYLTQTLPEYGHAGTDSTVSQVLQIIVLVLSMVLITFVGKLSDRIGRKPVMYTGCVLLVVLSIPAVMLLKTGGTVATFCGLALMGLMLLCFNSTSPSTLPALFPTDIRYGGLSIAFNISVSLFGGTSATVIASLIAVTGDLNTPAYYLMGAGVIGAVAVYFAKESAGKRLPGSPPAAVDHAEAQQLATKAG; encoded by the coding sequence TTGGCAAACGCAGACTCGGCCGATGTTGAATCGGGCGAATATTCGGTAAACGACGTCACGGTCACCGAGCCGGGAGTGATCCGGCGCGCCGTGGGGGCCGCCGCGATCGGCAACGTCACGGAGTGGTTCGACTTCGGCGTGTACTCCTACCTCGCGGTCAAGATCGAGAGCGTTTTCTTCGCCGGCCTCTCCCCGACGATGAGCACGATCGCCACGCTCGGGACCTTCGCGGCGGCGTTCCTGGTGCGCCCGTTCGGCGGGCTGTTCTTCGGCCCGCTCGGCGACCGGATCGGCCGCCAGAAGGTGCTGTCGCTGACCGTGATCATGATGGCGATCAGCACGTTCATCATCGGCATCCTGCCGGACTACAGCACGATCGGCGTCGCGGCGCCGATGCTGCTGCTGCTCGCCAGGCTGCTGCAGGGCTTCTCCACCGGCGGTGAGTACGGCGGCGCGATGGCGTTCATCGCCGAGTACGCGCCGGACAAACGCCGCGGCTTCCTGTGCAGCTTCCTCGAATTCGGCACCCTGACCGGCTACGCGATGGGCGCGACGTTCGCGACGCTGCTGGAGGTGCTGCTCAGCGAGGACGCGCTGCTGAGCTGGGGCTGGCGCATCCCGTTCCTGATCGCGGGCCCGATCGGCGCGATCGGGCTGTACCTGCGGATGAAGCTGGAGGAGACCCCGGCGTTCGCCAAGATCGCCGCGGAGTCCGAGTCCCGCGAGGGCAACCAGACCCTGGCCGAGTTCCGCAAGATCTTCGTCAACCACTGGCCCGCGATGCTGGTGTGCGGCGGGATCGTGCTGGTGTTCAACGTGACCAACTACGTGCTCACCAGTTACATGCCGACCTACCTGACGCAGACGCTGCCGGAGTACGGCCACGCGGGCACGGACAGCACGGTCTCCCAGGTCTTGCAGATCATCGTGCTGGTCCTGTCCATGGTGCTGATCACGTTCGTCGGCAAGCTCAGCGACAGGATCGGCCGCAAGCCGGTGATGTACACCGGCTGCGTGCTGCTGGTGGTGCTGTCCATCCCGGCGGTCATGCTGCTGAAGACCGGCGGGACCGTGGCCACCTTCTGCGGGCTGGCGCTGATGGGGTTGATGCTGCTGTGCTTCAACTCCACCTCGCCGTCGACGCTGCCCGCGCTGTTCCCGACCGACATCCGCTACGGCGGGCTCTCGATCGCGTTCAACATCTCGGTGTCGCTGTTCGGCGGCACGAGCGCGACCGTAATCGCCAGCCTGATCGCGGTGACGGGCGACTTGAACACCCCCGCCTACTACCTGATGGGCGCGGGCGTGATCGGCGCGGTGGCGGTCTACTTCGCCAAGGAATCCGCGGGCAAGCGCCTGCCGGGTTCGCCGCCTGCCGCCGTCGACCACGCGGAGGCGCAGCAGCTGGCCACCAAGGCCGGCTGA
- a CDS encoding xanthine dehydrogenase family protein molybdopterin-binding subunit, whose translation MVGSLLGNEVNRVEDPDLLRGRATYVDNLPLEGVLHVGFVRSPLAHALISEIDTSAAAAAPGVVAVYTAKDLDLPPVQAFIPVGDFTREPLATDRVRFAGEPVVAVVAEDTAALADALELVDVDYDPLDVAVDPVGALAPDAPAQFPEHGSNIASGYRDAAGADVLAGADVVVRARIENQRLAVVPMEGNAFAAIAGGPDDDHEVTVYASTQMPHGLRSGLAGSFGWDQQRVRVIAPHVGGAFGGKAGAAAEYLVVIAAARELGRPAKWVESRSENMQSMPHGRAQVQFAELGLSREGDIVGLRARVVGDAGAYAGFGGSLALGPTRLMSQGVYRLPALSYDGVMVLTNTTPVGAFRGAGRPEAAAMLERLIDMGAAELGIDPAELRRRNFLRPEQFPHTTLTGAGYDSGDYDLALTEALRIAGYEQLRAEQARRRAADDPKLLGIGLSSYVEITGGGSGEFAEVDVHEGGATIKVGTSAHGQGHATAFSMLVSDLLGIPMESVEFVQSDTATVPRGGGTGGSRSLQVGGSAVREAGEVVLRKARELAAARLEASPDDIRVTDGGLGVAGAPGATVSWAELVRVAGDGELSGTTDFKPGGATFPFGAHVSVVEIDSETGFVTPLRHIAVDDCGRIVNPKLVRGQQQGGAVQGIAQALWEQMSYDEDGNPATATLADYAMPSAADVPALEVVNTETDTPHNPLGAKGIGESATVGSTPAVQNAVVDALSHLGVRHVDMPATPQRVWQTIRDARAGTLASPWQEPPAAFATLPVRGDEVQEDADEAVV comes from the coding sequence ATGGTCGGATCTCTGCTGGGCAACGAGGTCAACAGGGTCGAGGACCCGGATTTGCTGCGCGGGCGCGCCACCTACGTGGACAACCTGCCGCTGGAAGGCGTGCTGCACGTGGGTTTCGTGCGCTCACCCCTGGCGCACGCGCTGATCTCCGAAATCGACACGAGCGCTGCGGCCGCCGCACCGGGCGTGGTCGCCGTCTACACCGCGAAGGATCTGGACCTGCCGCCGGTGCAGGCGTTCATCCCGGTCGGCGACTTCACCCGCGAGCCGCTGGCCACCGATCGCGTCCGGTTCGCCGGTGAACCGGTGGTGGCCGTGGTCGCCGAGGACACCGCAGCGCTCGCCGACGCGCTCGAACTCGTCGACGTCGACTACGACCCGCTGGACGTGGCGGTGGACCCGGTGGGCGCACTGGCCCCGGACGCTCCGGCGCAGTTCCCCGAGCACGGCTCGAACATCGCCAGCGGCTATCGGGACGCCGCCGGAGCCGACGTGCTGGCGGGCGCCGACGTGGTGGTGCGCGCCCGCATCGAGAACCAGCGGCTGGCCGTGGTTCCCATGGAGGGCAACGCCTTCGCCGCGATCGCGGGCGGACCGGACGACGACCACGAGGTCACCGTCTACGCCTCCACGCAGATGCCGCACGGGTTGCGCAGCGGCCTGGCCGGTTCGTTCGGCTGGGATCAGCAGCGGGTGCGGGTGATCGCCCCGCACGTGGGCGGCGCGTTCGGCGGCAAGGCGGGCGCGGCCGCGGAATACCTGGTGGTGATCGCCGCCGCCCGCGAGCTCGGGCGGCCCGCGAAGTGGGTGGAGTCGCGCTCGGAGAACATGCAGTCGATGCCGCACGGCCGGGCGCAGGTGCAGTTCGCCGAGCTGGGCCTGAGCCGCGAAGGCGACATCGTCGGCCTGCGCGCGCGGGTGGTCGGCGACGCCGGTGCCTACGCCGGTTTCGGCGGTTCGCTCGCGCTCGGCCCGACCCGGCTGATGTCCCAGGGCGTCTACCGCCTCCCGGCGTTGAGCTACGACGGCGTGATGGTCCTGACCAACACGACCCCGGTCGGCGCGTTCCGCGGCGCTGGCAGGCCGGAGGCCGCGGCGATGCTGGAGCGGCTGATCGACATGGGCGCCGCCGAGCTCGGCATCGACCCGGCCGAGCTGCGCCGCCGCAACTTCCTGCGCCCGGAGCAGTTCCCGCACACCACGCTGACCGGCGCCGGCTACGACAGCGGCGACTACGACCTGGCGCTGACCGAGGCGCTGCGGATCGCCGGTTACGAACAGCTGCGCGCCGAGCAGGCCCGGCGCCGCGCAGCGGACGATCCGAAGCTGCTGGGCATCGGCCTGAGCAGTTACGTCGAGATCACCGGCGGCGGTTCCGGCGAGTTCGCCGAAGTGGACGTGCACGAGGGCGGCGCCACCATCAAGGTCGGCACTTCTGCGCACGGGCAGGGCCACGCCACCGCGTTCTCCATGCTGGTCTCCGACCTGCTGGGCATCCCGATGGAGTCGGTGGAGTTCGTGCAGTCCGACACCGCCACCGTCCCGCGCGGCGGCGGCACCGGCGGCTCGCGCTCGCTGCAGGTCGGCGGCAGCGCGGTGCGCGAAGCCGGGGAAGTGGTGCTGCGCAAGGCACGCGAACTCGCCGCGGCCAGGCTCGAGGCGTCCCCGGACGACATCCGGGTCACCGACGGCGGGCTCGGCGTCGCCGGGGCTCCCGGTGCGACGGTGAGCTGGGCGGAGCTGGTGCGGGTCGCCGGGGACGGCGAACTTTCCGGCACCACCGACTTCAAGCCGGGTGGCGCCACGTTCCCGTTCGGCGCGCACGTCTCGGTGGTGGAGATCGACAGCGAAACGGGTTTCGTGACGCCGCTGCGGCACATCGCCGTCGACGACTGCGGCCGGATCGTGAACCCGAAGCTGGTGCGCGGTCAGCAGCAGGGCGGTGCGGTGCAGGGCATCGCGCAGGCGCTGTGGGAGCAGATGTCCTACGACGAGGACGGCAACCCGGCGACGGCGACGCTGGCCGACTACGCGATGCCTTCGGCGGCGGACGTGCCCGCGCTGGAGGTCGTCAACACCGAGACCGATACTCCGCACAATCCCTTGGGCGCCAAGGGAATCGGCGAGTCCGCCACGGTCGGGTCGACGCCCGCGGTGCAGAACGCGGTCGTCGACGCGCTCAGCCACCTCGGGGTTCGCCACGTCGACATGCCCGCGACTCCGCAGCGGGTGTGGCAGACGATCCGGGATGCGCGCGCGGGCACGCTGGCCTCGCCGTGGCAGGAGCCGCCCGCCGCGTTCGCGACGTTGCCCGTGCGGGGCGATGAGGTGCAGGAAGACGCCGATGAGGCGGTCGTGTAA
- a CDS encoding LLM class F420-dependent oxidoreductase, with amino-acid sequence MVRFGYTLMTEQSGPRALVRHAPLAERAGFDFAVMSDHFSPWLDTQAHSPYAWSVLGAVAQATERIELMTYVTAPIMRYHPAVVAQKAATIGLLSEERFTLGLGAGENLNEHVIGQGWPPVNVRHEMLSEAVEIIRALSGGEYVNYTGRHYRVDSAKLWDVPQRPVPIGVGVSGPQSVRRFAPAAEAMISTEPQAELCRGWDSAGGGDRKIGQLPVSWGTDRDAAVRRAHEQFRWFAGGWKVNAELPGPAAFAGATQYVRPEDVAATIPCGPDVQPIVDSVSAFWQAGFTDVALVQIGGDDHQDGFFEFAERELLPALRKASS; translated from the coding sequence ATGGTCCGCTTCGGCTACACGTTGATGACCGAGCAGTCCGGGCCGCGCGCGCTGGTCCGGCACGCCCCGCTGGCCGAACGCGCGGGGTTCGATTTCGCGGTGATGAGCGACCACTTCTCGCCGTGGCTGGACACCCAGGCGCACTCCCCTTACGCGTGGAGCGTGCTGGGCGCGGTCGCGCAGGCCACCGAGCGGATCGAGCTGATGACCTACGTGACGGCGCCGATCATGCGTTACCACCCGGCCGTGGTGGCGCAGAAGGCCGCGACGATCGGGCTGCTGTCCGAGGAGCGGTTCACCCTCGGGCTCGGCGCCGGGGAGAACCTCAACGAGCACGTGATCGGACAGGGCTGGCCGCCGGTGAACGTGCGGCACGAAATGCTCTCCGAAGCCGTCGAGATCATCCGGGCGCTCTCCGGCGGCGAGTACGTCAACTACACCGGGCGGCACTACCGCGTGGATTCGGCGAAGCTCTGGGACGTTCCGCAGCGTCCGGTGCCGATCGGCGTCGGAGTGTCCGGGCCGCAGTCGGTGCGGCGGTTCGCGCCCGCCGCCGAAGCGATGATCTCCACCGAGCCGCAGGCCGAACTGTGCCGGGGCTGGGACTCGGCAGGCGGCGGTGACCGCAAGATCGGGCAGCTGCCGGTTTCCTGGGGCACCGACCGGGACGCCGCGGTGCGCCGCGCGCACGAGCAGTTCCGCTGGTTCGCCGGGGGCTGGAAGGTCAACGCGGAACTTCCCGGCCCGGCCGCCTTCGCCGGGGCGACGCAGTACGTGCGGCCGGAGGACGTGGCGGCCACGATCCCGTGCGGCCCGGACGTGCAGCCGATCGTGGATTCCGTGTCGGCGTTCTGGCAGGCCGGGTTCACCGACGTGGCGCTGGTGCAGATCGGCGGCGACGACCACCAGGACGGGTTTTTCGAGTTCGCCGAACGCGAGCTGCTGCCCGCGCTGCGCAAAGCATCGTCCTAG
- a CDS encoding NAD-dependent epimerase/dehydratase family protein: MSGGIRVVVLGGTGNIGTSTVQALASEPGVEEVVAASRRRPRSSFGPKVRWSHVDISNDDLTEVLSGADAVVQLAWIFQPTHDPITTWRNNVLGGLRVLRAVAAEQVPVLVFASSVAAYSPGPPERAVDESWPTDGWPGAAYSREKAYLERCLDEFERAHSATRVVRMRTAFSFKEQSAAQQRRLFLGPFVPNRAVRPSLVPIVPALPGLRFQAVHSDDLGAAYRQAVLRSSAQGAFNVAAHPVLDAQALANLLGARTVPVPRGPVRGALRAAWDLHLVPASPELFDTFLRLPIMDTGRAESLLDWQPERSAPEAVQAFLRGVRTSAGADTPPLRPNVPGGRLHELRTGVGARQ, from the coding sequence ATGAGCGGCGGAATCCGCGTGGTGGTGCTGGGCGGTACCGGCAACATCGGAACCAGCACCGTGCAAGCTCTGGCCAGCGAGCCGGGTGTGGAAGAGGTCGTGGCCGCCTCCAGGCGCCGCCCGCGGAGTTCGTTCGGGCCGAAAGTGCGCTGGTCGCACGTGGACATCAGCAACGATGACCTGACCGAGGTCCTCTCGGGCGCGGACGCCGTGGTGCAGCTGGCCTGGATCTTCCAGCCGACGCACGACCCGATCACGACCTGGCGCAACAACGTGCTCGGCGGACTGCGGGTGTTGCGGGCGGTCGCGGCCGAACAGGTGCCCGTGCTGGTGTTCGCCTCATCGGTGGCGGCCTACTCACCGGGCCCGCCGGAGCGGGCGGTGGACGAGAGCTGGCCGACCGACGGCTGGCCGGGCGCGGCCTACTCGCGGGAGAAGGCTTACCTGGAGCGCTGCCTGGACGAGTTCGAGCGGGCGCACTCGGCGACCCGGGTGGTGCGGATGCGCACCGCGTTCTCCTTCAAGGAGCAGTCCGCGGCGCAACAGCGGCGGCTGTTCCTCGGGCCGTTCGTGCCGAACCGGGCGGTGCGCCCGTCGCTGGTGCCGATCGTGCCCGCGTTGCCGGGGCTGCGGTTCCAGGCGGTGCACAGCGACGACCTCGGCGCGGCCTACCGGCAGGCGGTGCTGCGGTCGTCGGCGCAGGGCGCGTTCAACGTGGCCGCGCATCCGGTGCTGGATGCGCAGGCGCTCGCGAACCTCCTGGGCGCGCGCACGGTTCCGGTGCCGCGCGGGCCGGTGCGCGGTGCGCTGCGGGCGGCTTGGGACCTGCACCTGGTGCCCGCGTCGCCGGAGCTGTTCGACACGTTCCTGCGGCTGCCGATCATGGACACCGGCCGCGCGGAGTCCCTTTTGGACTGGCAGCCGGAGCGTTCCGCGCCGGAGGCCGTGCAGGCGTTCCTGCGCGGAGTCCGCACGTCCGCGGGCGCGGACACCCCACCGCTGCGCCCGAACGTGCCGGGCGGACGGCTGCACGAGCTGCGCACCGGCGTCGGAGCCCGGCAGTGA
- a CDS encoding phosphatase PAP2 family protein: protein MLHLSFIFGKSRISQNVPGVPDISEWWYRDLAGSGAASPAFLQGFGAFATDAIIVAFLLIFGVLIWRSRPGTAAESARAVLAVPLVLLAYLISEVLKTFIQEDRPCRAFPRISTIEQCPEVGDWSFPSNHATLAGASAVALICVRRAWLWLGVVLALATALSRVYVGVHYPHDVLVGLLLGAAVAALLPRLARMLEPVVDGARGLTAGALLFGPGPDSGWKHLPATDGTTRDLPVLDAQAGDMPTTRLPAPMSAEAPTARIPRARR, encoded by the coding sequence GTGCTTCATCTTTCGTTCATCTTCGGGAAATCCCGCATTTCCCAGAACGTTCCGGGTGTTCCGGACATCAGCGAGTGGTGGTACCGGGACCTGGCTGGGTCGGGCGCGGCGAGTCCGGCGTTCCTGCAGGGCTTCGGCGCGTTCGCCACCGACGCGATCATCGTCGCGTTCCTGCTGATCTTCGGCGTGCTGATCTGGCGCTCCCGCCCGGGAACGGCCGCGGAGTCGGCGCGGGCGGTGCTCGCGGTCCCGCTGGTGCTGCTGGCCTACCTGATCAGCGAAGTGCTCAAGACGTTCATCCAGGAGGACCGCCCGTGCCGCGCGTTCCCCCGGATCAGCACCATCGAGCAGTGCCCCGAGGTGGGGGACTGGTCGTTCCCGAGCAACCACGCCACGCTCGCCGGTGCATCCGCGGTGGCGTTGATCTGCGTGCGCCGGGCGTGGTTGTGGCTCGGCGTCGTGCTGGCGCTGGCGACCGCGTTGTCGCGGGTCTACGTGGGGGTGCACTACCCGCACGACGTGCTGGTCGGGTTGCTGCTGGGTGCGGCGGTCGCGGCGCTGCTGCCGCGGCTGGCGCGGATGCTCGAACCGGTCGTGGACGGTGCCCGCGGGCTCACGGCCGGAGCGCTGTTGTTCGGCCCGGGCCCGGATTCGGGGTGGAAGCACTTGCCCGCCACGGACGGCACCACCCGCGATCTGCCGGTGCTCGACGCGCAGGCGGGCGATATGCCGACGACGCGGCTGCCCGCGCCGATGTCCGCGGAGGCGCCCACCGCGCGGATCCCACGCGCCCGCCGCTGA
- a CDS encoding ATP-binding protein, with translation MGQTTGWMVGGLLVLVVLLGAAVAVLGTRLARQNRERWQPPVLEQPPPPVLEARPEPPPEPAPPVRADLDYRREVVQGAQEALGGTMRRILALTNNAAEQLQQMQRSHGPEVLEDLLPIDHLLAQAQRRAQMVTVLCGSTPGQQRSSQLLARLVGAAQSRIHDYDRVRLSTRDTTTAVLGRVVEPISAGLAELLDNATRSSPPTAPVDVLITAEYHGVSIEIHDGGVGMPPDALGQANALLAHGESEVELTELGNPPRTGLAGCGVLAASYGFHVRLDAASSRGGLRAVLLVPHNLLTTLEPATTEGAPAAAQTAEAEPAPRHRRSEPEPDTTASGLPKRPRRTVTRSGDLSEDPAAGDTAESVGDTAGLRTQDVAKTLRGLQRASRPTTDQDVGPSDVAAPDIPGPDGAVGDRAAGDPTATSSGKDANA, from the coding sequence ATGGGACAAACGACAGGCTGGATGGTCGGCGGGCTGCTCGTCCTGGTGGTGCTGCTCGGCGCCGCGGTGGCGGTGCTGGGAACGCGGTTGGCGCGGCAGAACCGCGAACGGTGGCAGCCGCCGGTGCTGGAGCAACCGCCGCCACCGGTGCTGGAAGCCCGCCCCGAACCACCGCCGGAACCGGCCCCGCCGGTCCGTGCCGACCTGGACTACCGGCGCGAGGTGGTGCAGGGCGCGCAGGAAGCGCTCGGCGGCACGATGCGGCGCATCCTGGCGCTGACGAACAACGCGGCCGAACAGCTCCAGCAGATGCAGCGCTCGCACGGCCCGGAGGTGCTGGAAGACCTGCTGCCGATCGACCACCTGCTCGCGCAGGCGCAGCGCCGCGCGCAGATGGTGACCGTGCTGTGCGGCTCCACCCCCGGCCAGCAGCGTTCCTCGCAGCTGCTGGCGCGGCTGGTCGGCGCGGCGCAGTCCCGCATCCACGACTACGACCGGGTCCGGTTGTCCACTCGGGACACCACGACGGCGGTGCTGGGCCGGGTGGTCGAGCCGATCAGCGCCGGCCTGGCCGAGCTGCTGGACAACGCGACTCGCTCGTCCCCGCCGACCGCGCCGGTCGACGTGCTGATCACCGCCGAGTACCACGGGGTGTCGATCGAGATCCACGACGGCGGCGTGGGGATGCCGCCGGACGCGCTGGGCCAGGCCAACGCGCTGCTGGCGCACGGCGAGTCCGAAGTGGAGCTGACCGAGCTGGGCAACCCGCCGCGCACCGGGCTGGCCGGCTGCGGCGTGCTGGCGGCCAGCTACGGCTTCCACGTGCGCCTCGACGCCGCGTCCAGCCGGGGCGGGCTGCGCGCGGTGCTGCTGGTGCCGCACAACCTGCTGACCACTCTGGAACCGGCGACCACCGAGGGGGCACCGGCCGCGGCGCAGACCGCGGAGGCCGAACCCGCGCCGCGGCACCGCCGCAGCGAACCGGAACCGGACACCACCGCCTCCGGGCTGCCGAAGCGGCCGCGCCGCACGGTGACCCGCTCCGGCGACCTGTCCGAGGACCCAGCAGCAGGCGACACCGCGGAGTCCGTCGGCGACACGGCTGGACTGCGCACCCAGGACGTCGCGAAGACGCTGCGCGGCCTGCAACGCGCGAGCCGCCCGACGACGGATCAGGACGTGGGGCCGTCTGACGTGGCGGCACCGGACATCCCCGGACCGGACGGCGCGGTCGGCGACCGCGCAGCGGGGGATCCGACCGCCACCTCATCAGGAAAGGACGCGAACGCATGA
- a CDS encoding roadblock/LC7 domain-containing protein: MSETARRALPDRTWVLDDLVEHAGIRAAIAVSGDGMLLVKNAALDRADAERWAAVSAPLQSCARHGMEPLGYPTGGFEQVMVQHARGFQLLQPFGEESYLVLVTEADADLGVVATEMQATAQRLGQEMGTAARTAAGNRP, from the coding sequence ATGAGCGAGACCGCTCGCCGAGCGCTGCCGGACCGCACCTGGGTGCTCGACGACCTGGTCGAGCACGCCGGGATCCGCGCGGCCATCGCGGTGTCCGGGGACGGGATGCTGCTGGTCAAGAACGCCGCTCTGGACCGCGCCGACGCGGAGCGGTGGGCGGCCGTGAGCGCCCCGCTGCAGTCCTGCGCCCGGCACGGGATGGAACCGCTGGGCTACCCGACCGGTGGTTTCGAGCAGGTGATGGTGCAGCACGCCCGCGGCTTCCAGCTGCTGCAGCCGTTCGGCGAGGAGTCGTACCTGGTGCTGGTCACCGAAGCGGACGCCGACCTCGGCGTGGTGGCCACCGAGATGCAGGCGACCGCTCAGCGGCTCGGGCAGGAGATGGGCACGGCTGCGCGCACCGCCGCCGGGAACCGGCCGTGA
- a CDS encoding DUF742 domain-containing protein — MSPGPHRRESELVRSYVLTRGRARADNPVEPATLVRAVSRGTVPELEPDRRRIVQVCQGGALAVAEIAAHTRLPLSVSLVVVGDLIDDGYLAPAAASRPSATPSPDLLKEVLDGLRNLDTSA; from the coding sequence GTGAGCCCAGGCCCGCACAGACGCGAATCCGAGCTGGTGCGCTCGTACGTGCTCACCCGCGGGCGGGCGCGCGCGGACAACCCGGTGGAACCCGCGACGCTGGTGCGGGCCGTATCGCGCGGCACCGTGCCCGAACTCGAACCGGACCGCCGCCGGATCGTGCAGGTCTGCCAGGGCGGGGCGCTGGCGGTGGCGGAGATCGCCGCGCACACCCGGCTGCCGCTGAGCGTCTCGCTCGTGGTGGTCGGGGATCTGATCGATGACGGCTACCTGGCGCCCGCCGCGGCTTCCCGGCCGTCGGCCACGCCCAGCCCGGACCTGTTGAAGGAGGTGCTGGATGGACTTCGCAACCTGGACACCTCCGCATGA